The following are encoded in a window of Daphnia magna isolate NIES unplaced genomic scaffold, ASM2063170v1.1 Dm_contigs123, whole genome shotgun sequence genomic DNA:
- the LOC123466895 gene encoding uncharacterized protein LOC123466895 — protein MYSDNAQTFRCVSKHLKVLRSDPAIHDLLAMRKTEWIFSASLAPWWGGFWERMVRTMKDLLRRSNGRACLEYDELEVSLIETESVVNARPLTYVAEGSDDPLPITPNQFLNNRRSNCTPPEPAENLMAPDATNLKLLEMDRQRREYVSDICERFVTDYLLQIDKFHCKGGPGRKIRVGEVVIIHDDNTKRLMWTIGVVKELITSRDGLIRSVMVKTPNGNLINRAIQSLHPLELREDQPDDVEIPPTPELELEPEEATPPVAAADPVEQGEPWTTGSVGE, from the exons ATGTATTCGGACAATGCCCAAACATTCAGATGCGTCTCGAAACACTTGAAAGTCTTAAGATCCGACCCAGCGATCCACGACCTTCTGGCAATGCGGAAAACCGAATGGATTTTCTCGGCCAGCCTAGCCCCATGGTGGGGAGGGTTCTGGGAGCGCATGGTGCGGACGATGAAGGATTTGTTGAGGCGCTCCAATGGTCGTGCATGTCTGGAATACGACGAGCTAGAGGTTAGTCTCATTGAAACCGAGAGCGTGGTGAATGCACGGCCACTCACCTACGTGGCAGAAGGGAGCGACGACCCGCTCCCCATCACCCCGAaccagtttctcaacaataggCGTTCGAACTGCACTCCGCCAGAGCCAGCCGAAAACCTCATGGCTCCCGACgcaaccaatttgaaactgctggaaatGGATCGTCAACGTAGGGAGTATGTCAGCGATATCTGCGAACGATTTGTGACGGATTACCTTCTCCAAATCGACAAGTTCCACTGTAAAGGGGGACCCGGCCGCAAGATCCGGGTAGGAgaagttgtcatcattcacgatGACAACACCAAGCGCCTTATGTGGACGATAGGAGTAGTGAAGGAGCTAATCACTAGCAGAGACGGGTTGATCCGTTCGGTTATGGTCAAGACGCCGAACGGGAATCTTATCAACCGTGCCATTCAATCATTACACCCCTTAGAGCTACGTGAGGATCAGCCGGACGACGTCGAAATTCCACCTACGCCAGAGCTGGAATTGGAACCAGAAGAAGCAACTCCACCCGTGGCCGCCGCAGATCCAGTCGAGCAGGGAGAGCCGTGGACCACGGGCTCTGTTGGGGa gtaa
- the LOC123466896 gene encoding uncharacterized protein LOC123466896 — MGFARRLQMSELKGPVGKTWYVPHGLVEQPNKPGKPRLVFDARSKFNNICLNDALHNGPLLMADMLDVLFFFREKPHAVSMDINKMFLQRRPGVPGIPIAHQMLVLIFGASSSPTCAAYVLRHIIEDHPEYADVAELIAKKFYADNYLDSFNTIEEGIATCRRLRELLFLGGFVLGQMVTSAREILQSLPATERANPDLNIDLDALPVHRTLGLEWNGEGDHFFFTLVIPTAITKRQVLSAVSAIYDPMGFRAAVTITAQVLLQDAWCVGRDVQPDERRPKKLGCDHQLPPDLQEWWDCFVRSLESLRELRVPRCLRPTSFPANDTTITLHLFCDASLFALGASLLQRSEYRGKIALRLVAARSRVAPVKQQTLTRLELMAALLGARLLKRYLQLLQFPCWSHWCWSDSNNVLYWLRSEATLYAQFISSRKEQILSVSPASRWRHVPSELNPADDLSRGIEASELTEGHQSLAGPAFLLMGEEEWPQRFGGGAVQPEALEIVRPVAVCEEVRVNVVVVTEAGASSLPPLTIGNLIESSTTLSALKRSVAGLNAAPGEELTPSLLRAGLDCCIKMVQKSAFASEINALAKGNQIGRDSPLRKLSPFLDSDGLLRVGGRLQHATMNEDAKHPVILPHHHKLTRLIIVNTHESRFHDSTERTLYEQCRGRLLWPTARSSQAEYEEKVRGAIHLPRHEGCPPEASQHPGHRLMPHGLASLRSSARLPKNVWSDNGTNLTACEKELKKGLARIISEGRLVAEMADKGINWQFSPPSASHFGGSWESLVKSAKSALKVVLGTTTVNEEVLRTVLAEVIAILDARPLTHLSVDPEHESPLNPNHFLLGRAHPHIPPDLFDEDGPLSRKRWKQAQEITIRFWRRWMTEYVPSLMERRKWTRKSRNVQVGDLVLIVDQNAPRGTWLTGTVSRLLPAKSSLPSGEQVVRTVWVKTTTGEYRRPVVKLCLLRRAMDSSF; from the exons ATGGGGTTCGCTCGACGATTGCAAATGAGTGAACTAAAAGGACCGGTAGGAAAAACTTGGTACGTTCCTCACGGACTAGTCGAACAGCCAAACAAACCAGGCAAGCCGCGACTAGTTTTCGACGCCCGGAGCAAGTTCAACAACATTTGCCTGAATGATGCCCTCCACAATGGCCCATTGCTAATGGCCGATATGTTGGACGTACTATTCTTCTTCCGAGAGAAACCACACGCCGTGAGCATGGACATTaataaaatgtttcttcaa CGACGCCCAGGAGTCCCGGGCATACCGATCGCGCACCAAATGTTGGTCCTCATATTCGGCGCAAGCTCCTCTCCAACGTGTGCTGCTTACGTTTTACGCCACATCATCGAGGATCACCCGGAATATGCTGACGTGGCCGAGCTTATAGCTAAAAAATTCTACGCGGACAACTATTTGGACTCGTTCAACACAATAGAAGAAGGAATAGCAACCTGCCGCAGGCTACGCGAGTTGCTGTTCCTGGGAGGTTTTGTCCTCGGCCAGATGGTGACCTCGGCCAGAGAGATCCTTCAGTCGCTACCAGCTACCGAGCGCGCCAATCCGGATCTCAACATAGACCTGGACGCCCTCCCGGTTCATCGAACCCTCGGACTGGAATGGAACGGCGAAGGAGACCATTTCTTCTTCACCCTCGTCATACCGACAGCGATAACGAAAAGACAAGTCCTGTCCGCCGTATCCGCGATCTACGACCCGATGGGATTTCGGGCGGCAGTTACAATAACCGCCCAAGTATTGCTGCAAGATGCATGGTGCGTAGGTCGCGACGTACAGCCCGACGAACGGCGTCCGAAGAAATTGGGGTGTGACCACCAGCTACCGCCGGACTTGCAAGAGTGGTGGGACTGCTTCGTAAGGAGCCTGGAAAGCCTTCGGGAACTTCGGGTACCACGTTGTCTCCGCCCAACCTCGTTTCCTGCAAACGACACGACAATCACACTTCACCTCTTCTGTGATGCCTCATTATTCGCCCTGGGAGCCAGCTTGCTCCAACGAAGTGAGTATCGCGGAAAAATCGCTCTTCGCCTGGTCGCAGCCCGATCAAGAGTGGCCCcggtaaaacaacaaacattgACTCGGTTGGAGCTAATGGCCGCGCTGCTAGGAGCACGGCTCCTCAAACGGTATCTTCAGCTACTACAGTTTCCCTGCTGGTCGCATTGGTGTTGGTCAGACTCCAATAACGTTCTCTACTGGCTGCGTTCGGAGGCTACGCTGTACGCCCAGTTCATCAGCAGCCGCAAAGAACAGATATTGTCCGTCTCTCCTGCGTCCAGGTGGCGTCATGTTCCCTCAGAACTAAACCCCGCCGATGACCTAAGCCGAGGAATAGAAGCGAGCGAGCTGACGGAAGGCCACCAAAGCCTAGCAGGACCTGCCTTTCTGCTAATGGGAGAAGAGGAGTGGCCACAAAGGTTCGGAGGAGGAGCGGTGCAGCCGGAAGCCCTGGAAATCGTAAGACCAGTAGCTGTGTGTGAGGAGGTGAGGGTGAATGTCGTGGTGGTGACAGAAGCAGGAGCTTCCAGTCTTCCCCCGCTGACGATCGGCAATCTAATCGAGTCCAGCACCACGCTCTCCGCTCTTAAGCGATCCGTCGCCGGGTTGAATGCTGCCCCGGGCGAGGAGTTAACGCCGTCATTGTTGCGGGCTGGTCTAGATTGCTGCATAAAAATGGTCCAAAAGTCAGCGTTTGCCAGCGAGATCAATGCGTTGGCCAAAGGCAACCAAATCGGACGCGATTCACCGCTCCGCAAACTCTCTCCATTTCTTGATTCAGATGGTTTGTTGCGAGTGGGAGGACGCCTGCAACATGCCACTATGAACGAGGACGCCAAGCATCCAGTTATCTTACCCCATCACCACAAGTTGACGAGGCTCATCATCGTCAACACCCATGAGTCTCGATTTCACGACTCGACCGAAAGGACACTCTATGAG CAATGTCGGGGTCGATTACTTTGGCCCACTGCACGTTCCAGTCAAGCGGAGTACGAAGAAAAGGTACGGGGTGCTATTCACCTGCCTCGTCACGAGGGCTGTCCACCTGAAGCTAGCCAACACCCAGGACACCGACTCATGCCTCATGGCCTGGCGTCGCTTCGTAGCTCTGCGAGGCTCCCAAAGAACGTGTGGAGCGATAATGGGACCAACCTGACAGCCTGCGAAAAGGAATTGAAAAAAGGGCTGGCAAGGATTATTAGCGAGGGCCGATTGGTGGCGGAAATGGCTGATAAAGGCATCAACTGGCAATTCTCCCCTCCATCAGCCTCACATTTTGGCGGATCCTGGGAAAGCTTGGTCAAATCAGCGAAATCGGCGCTTAAGGTAGTGCTGGGCACCACCACGGTGAACGAAGAAGTGCTGCGTACCGTCCTAGCAGAAGTGATTGCTATCCTGGACGCTCGCCCGCTGACACACCTGAGCGTCGACCCGGAACACGAAAGCCCACTCAACCCCAATCACTTTCTTCTAGGCCGAGCCCACCCACACATTCCTCCTGATTTGTTCGATGAAGATGGGCCGCTGTCGCGCAAACGCTGGAAGCAGGCACAAGAGATAACCATCCGGTTCTGGCGTCGCTGGATGACGGAGTATGTACCGTCATTGATGGAGAGACGGAAATGGACCCGGAAGAGCCGCAACGTCCAAGTCGGCGACCTAGTACTCATCGTGGACCAAAATGCACCGAGGGGGACGTGGCTGACGGGTACGGTCAGCCGGCTGTTACCGGCGAAATCTTCACTGCCGTCCGGAGAGCAGGTGGTCCGGACCGTCTGGGTAAAGACGACGACCGGCGAATACCGACGGCCCGTCGTGAAACTGTGTCTCTTACGAAGAGCCATGGACTCCTCTTTCTGA
- the LOC123466894 gene encoding uncharacterized protein LOC123466894, giving the protein MAKGRLESLLKRLKRTPELLSAYHKEIDQLRVQNFVEEADQNYEGLHTYLPHHPVIRQDKKSTKIRPVFDGAAKSKYGPSLNDVLETGPNLNPDLLAVLMRCRLNKIAWIADIEKAFLNIALHPEDAEAVRFLWITEPETPNPPLVAYKWKRVPFGLSSSPFLLRATLNKHLDGMESIYSTTVRQLKEQIYVDDYLGGADNISTAKTRIQETKSIFQEAKLNMRSWVTNDKTVRKFLSEKGLINPIVKIFTQKLEEGQPKVLGIRWDTESDTFQFDPAPIIEAATELGELVTKRNILRISARVFDPIGFLAPTTLLLKIFYQKLWEAEIDWDVEAPPEIRKTWIAAMTGLNEFANLKIPRWIGYSKRVIQNAEIHVFGDASEAAYGAVAYKKVTLPRLELLSSLLAARLGEKLKNFLHIESWRTIFWADSLVALGWIRGDTNRWKPFVRNQVDAIKKLSGPNWWRHCPGVQNPADLASRGAPAVTLVHSELWWNGPSWLKEDETKWPDSTPEVEEPSIHERIEAEAKSKTVTMSVASVEPATPVEWHLDRIPSWNRLLRRTAWILRFASKNRPTNATQVKTPIKTGDGKQIMVEHLKVEELTKAELLIYRQLQKEAFPKTFQDLEEGRQPHHKEKIAALRPVWDARDKLIRITGRVELALRDREIEPAILLPAQHPVVKLIIQDRHVSLKHAGKRKQTDPTSSTDPSSTDGPTLEPTVEPPAMEPIEEPPTTEPSEENEENLQLYES; this is encoded by the exons aTGGCAAAAGGAAGACTGGAGAGTCTATTGAAAAGACTCAAAAGAACACCAGAGCTTCTATCAGCCTACCATAAGGAAATAGACCAGCTTCGCgtccaaaacttcgtagagGAGGCAGACCAGAATTACGAAGGACTCCACACTTATCTGCCACACCATCCTGTCATCCGACAGGACAAAAAATCCACGAAGATTCGACCGGTATTCGACGGGGCGGCAAAATCAAAGTATGGCCCAAGCCTCAACGATGTCTTAGAAACCGGCCCGAACCTAAATCCCGATCTGCTAGCCGTCTTAATGCGATGccgtttgaacaaaatcgcatggatagcagacatcgaaaaagctTTCTTAAACATCGCCCTGCATCCTGAAGACGCCGAAGCTGTCAGATTCCTGTGGATCACGGAGCCAGAAACGCCAAATCCGCCTCTAGTGGCATACAAGTGGAAACGAGTCCCATTTGGGCTCAGCTCCAGcccatttttgctgcgagctacACTAAACAAGCACCTAGACGGCATGGAATCAATCTACTCCACCACAGTAAGACAGCTCAAGGAGCAAATTTATGTTGACGACTACCTTGGAGGCGCCGACAACATTTCCACAGCCAAAACCAGGATACAAGAGACGAAATCCATCTTCCAGGAGGCAAAACTCAACATGCGAAGTTGGGTCACCAACGACAAAACAGTTCGCAAATTTCTCAGTGAAAAGGGGCTCATCAACCCCATAGTGAAGATTTTTACTCAGAAACTGGAAGAAGGTCAGCCTAAGGTCCTAGGGATTCGATGGGATACCGAATCCgacaccttccaattcgatcCCGCACCTATCATCGAAGCTGCGACAGAATTGGGAGAACTagtgaccaaaagaaatattttaagaatatcGGCAAGAGTATTCGATCCCATTGGGTTTCTAGCACCCACAACGCTCCTGCTGAAAATTTTCTACCAGAAACTTTGGGAAGCCGAAATTGACTGGGATGTGGAAGCGCCTCCTGAAATACGGAAGACATGGATAGCAGCCATGACTGGGTTGAACGAGTTTGCCAACTTAAAAATCCCACGTTGGATAGGCTACTCGAAAAGGGTcatacaaaatgcagaaattcATGTCTTCGGCGACGCATCCGAGGCCGCTTATGGAGCCGTTGCCTAC aaaaaggtcacCTTACCAAGATTGGAGCTATTAAGCTCACTTTTGGCGGCACGATTGGGAGAAAAACTCAAGAACTTTCTCCACATCGAATCGTGGCGAACTATATTCTGGGCTGACTCTCTAGTGGCACTTGGCTGGATCCGAGGAGACACCAACAGGTGGAAACCATTCGTCAGGAACCAAGTCGATGCTATTAAGAAACTTTCTGGCCCAAATTGGTGGCGGCACTGTCCAGGCGTCCAAAATCCTGCGGATCTCGCCTCGCGGGGAGCGCCAGCCGTAACGCTGGTACACTCCGAGCTATGGTGGAACGgaccatcatggctgaaagaagacgaaaccaaaTGGCCGGATTCAACGCCCGAGGTAGAAGAACCCAGCATCCATGAAAGAATCGAAgcggaagcaaaatcaaaaaccGTCACCATGTCGGTAGCTTCCGTGGAGCCAGCCACTCCAGTGGAATGGCACCTGGATCGAATTCCGTCTTGGAATCGACTACTCAGAAGAACTGCTTGGATACTGAGATTCGCCTCCAAAAACCGCCCCACAAACGCCACACAAGTGAAGACTCCAATCAAGACAGGAGACGGAAAACAGATAATGGTAGAACATCTAAAAGTAGAGGAACTGACGAAAGCGGAGCTACTTATTTATAGGCAgctccaaaaagaagcttttcccAAGACGTTTCAAGATCTGGAAGAAGGGCGGCAACCGCACCATAAGGAGAAAATTGCCGCACTCCGACCCGTGTGGGACGCAAGAGACAAGTTGATTAGAATAACAGGAAGAGTAGAGCTAGCGCTAAGAGACAGGGAGATTGAACCCGCCATCTTGCTTCCCGCTCAACATCCAGTCGTCAAACTAATCATCCAAGATCGAcacgtctcgctaaaacacgctgga AAACGCAAGCAAACGGATCCTACATCCTCCACGGATCCCTCGTCAACGGATGGTCCGACTTTGGAGCCTACGGTAGAGCCTCCAGCGATGGAGCCCATTGAAGAACCTCCAACCACAGAACCATCggaggaaaatgaagaaaatctcCAATTGTACGAATCCtaa